Sequence from the Vanacampus margaritifer isolate UIUO_Vmar chromosome 18, RoL_Vmar_1.0, whole genome shotgun sequence genome:
CTCAAcattgaaccctgtggagcTCCGTAgggcagcagagcaaaacatTTATGTGAAATAAATAGTAATGATTATACTAatatgaaatgtactttttttttggtcacaattCCTCttataatactgtacagtatagtaggggtgtcaggcgattacaatttttaatcgtaattaatcggctgacttcaatagttaactcacgattaatcgcaaattttatatctgttctaaatgtacaatatatatatactttttaaagtttttatactgttcacataaaagtggggggaaaaattaaattaataaaaaatatggctgcatattttatgtaattgatacagtaatgtcataataattcttaaaattgagttaaaattaaaaatatgtactgtattgtaatattgatttgtgttgaggtaatttttctgccactagatggcataattgcatttgtaagactttggtgacagctcagcgatttttttctttttatattaagagctatctaatctttaacatgaagaaacttgtgaaattctgccaaAAAATTTGTGATGTTAAAGTAACTTTAAAATTAAGTCAAAATTAACCTCATGAATTTTGACACCGCTACTGTAGACACATACCGTAAAAAATGACACCTCCGTAATGAACGAGGGAGGCGATGAGAAACACACCCTGCCACTCTTCGCGCgtctgcaagaaaaaaaagtttaggaaAAGAGGTTTgctcaggggtgggcaaagtatgACAAGTACACAACAATTTGCGTCTTACCTTATGTTTGGTCATTGCGCCAACTATAAGCGGGCAAACCATACCAGACAGTGTGCCCACCCCGTTGGAGATGCCCATGAGGATGCTGGCATAGCGCGGAGCAATGTCCAAGTGGTTGACAttgaaacctaaaaaaaaaaaaaaaaggaatcgaagtactttaaaaaaaaaaaaataaaatctgtacTTCTACTTGATTGGGACTTTTGCCACCTTTGTCACACATTCAAATTCTTGCCGGGCGAAATGGATGACTTCACCTGAAATCGCAAAGCCTGAAAAGCCCACCGCCAGAACCAAGAAGGAGATGGCCACGCCCTTTGTGTGTGAGAAGCCAACCACCAGCAGCAGCGTGGCCTCCATGCCAAAGCCTGGCAGCGAGATAAAGAAAATGGCGAGGGGGCAAAGAGAGCAGGAGTCCATTTCATTGTTGACAATGACCTCAAGTTTCCTGCACACTGAAACGCATGTGCAGTGCCAATGCTCTCCATTTCAACACACTATTGATTCCTTCTGCTGTTCAAAAATAACACGCAGAGTCACGGTGCCCTCAACACGGCCAGATAAACACGATTCGAGTGCAGATTCCGTGCAGGGTAAACGTATGGCGAGATATgagcccccaaaaaaataccaGGATTggaaaatatcacaaaatatttttaaaagctaTAAAATGCAGGACACACAtacagtagtaaaaaaaaaaaaaaaattttaaatacctCCACAGTTCATGATTTTCCTGACATTGGTAGTGGTCATGATGTGGTTGGAGCGAAGGTAGTCGGCAATCTGGCCTCCGATtggcacaataatggtcatgaCCAGGTGTGGAAGAGCCGACACTATTCCCACCTGCatcagccacacacacacacacacacacacacacacacacacagaaatcaGCAAAGTACTCAAACTTTGTACTTAAGAACAGATGTTAAAAGTTGAAGATCTAATAGAAGTCTATCCGAATGGCTAACGCTTTACTATCAAACATGTTCCCGTGGTTTTGCTAAAGTTGAGAACTGCCGGACAAAAAATACCAAATTAGCCAATAATGAGTTTAAGTTATCTTGGTTAGATAATGAATTTTTTAATACCAGTATTTGCCACAAATGGTTCTTGACATCAAGAGCTAGCTAGCGCCAGTTGAAGTTCACTTTTATGCTATCATAGTGTATTTCGAGCGCTTGCTAACATTgtgaattgacaaaaaaaactatattagcTAGTGGTAACAACTGAACAAAAAGTACTTCAATTAGAAGGAGAATTTTTGAAAACCACAAGCTGCTATATcaaaagctagctagctttgaCTCAACTTTTCCATAGCTTTGCAACATTGTGAACTGATtaccaaaaaatgtttaattagcAAACGATAACTGAAAAAAGTCACTTTATTAGACAAATAATTATTAAACATTATAATATGGTGGGTTTCCCGCTAGTAGGCTACAAGATGACATTCACTATGAATCTTTCCAATAGCTTGACAACATCAAGCGCTAACTAGCATTGGCGCTACTTttatgctaacaaacaaacctGTTCCTAATttacccaaaaaacaacaactgtaaattagctaatgataaCAACTGAGAAAAGTACTTTATTggaatgagaatttttttaaacaccacaCGCTAGTGAACACATATTATTGTAGCTGACAACAGCAAGAACTAGCTAGCATTGACTTGACTTTTAGAATAACAGAACGTGTTCCCATAGCTTTGCTAATATTGTGAACTAACAAAAACATGCTTAATTAGCAAAGGATAACTGAAAAAAAGTACCTTGAttagataaaagaaaaaagcttaTAGCTAGTAGGCTACACGATAACGCTAACTAGCGTTGCTGCTACTTTATGCTATCCACCAACATGTTCGTAGCTTTTCTAATgtgaactaactaactaacaaaaaATTGCTAAATTAGCTAGTTAGGAATGAGCAAACGGTGAATTTTTCAAACACTCACCTTGCTAATCTCAAAACCAAACACCTCCTCAAAGTAGGCGGGCTGGCTAATGAGGAGCAAGTAAAAAGTCCAGCTCCTGCAGAAATTTGCCACAATGATGGCGTAAACCGGCATGGATGTAAAGAAGGCCCTCCACGGTGTGTTGAATTTCTGCGGCACAGCACAACTGGACTGTATTGACATCCGTTAGCTGAGCGGCAGCGAGGAGATGAAAGCGTACTTTACCGTCACCAAATGCTGAGCCGACTCGCCGATGCTCTCCTCGATGTATTTCCTCTCCTCCTCCGTGATGGTGGGATGGGCGGCGGGGCTTTCGTAGGACACCATGACCCAGAAGCAGTACCACATGATGCCAAAGGTTCCTGGCGCGTGGGAGGAGGTCGACAAGGCAAAAACGATTCATCGCAAGATTTCTCAAAGCATCCAGTTATGCAAGACTGTctgagcatttatttatttaataagtaGTGTTTTTACTACTACTGTATGACATTTCTGCAGTCAAGTTAGCacagttagctagttagctatcaAGGCGCGTTTCGCTAGCTTGCGAACAAAGTGatttgatcattaaaaaaaaaaaagctaaattagcattaagctaaatacattttttcatagTCAACTCAACCATTTCTTTTCAAGTCACTTTAAAAACGTCTGTTTACGGCCATGGTGTGGAAATTGTGCACAGTCATGTGACTGCCTGGCTCTATTTGATTGGTCGAATAAGTCTCTCTGATTGTCAACAGATTGCCTTACCGTAGACATAGAAGACTGAGGACCATCCCGAGTACTGGACCAGGATTCCCGCCAATGGCATGGCAATCACGGCACCCGCATAAGAACCTTACAAAGAAAACAATGGCACTAGTTTATCAGTTAAGTACAATATACTATGAATGTAAACCATTTACAATGTTTGATTTTGTTAAACAGtgatgcattttatttcattcgtacttccttgacaccaattaccaCTTATATCGGCCGAGGCTCTTATAAAACACAAAGTACAACAATGAAATAAAGCGTACCACAAAAGGCCGTCGTAGCCAGGCGACTTCTTTCCAGAGGTGGCGCCCATTTGGCCCAAATGCCGTGACAGGCCGGGTATGACACCCCCTGCAGGATGACAATGGAAGAGCAGGATTAGCCACATCGATGAAtacatactttatttatttttttatttttgaaataatttatacagtatttacagtaagtatgtggggatttttttttaaacggggtTGGTAAAGGATCACATAGCTGACTTAGGATCAGTTTCCTTTCACAATCCCGCCTTGCTTGGGTATAAGAATAGAGCAAAGAGCAAAGAGCGCGTCACCTCCACAAGGCCTTGAAACACCCTGACAATGATGACACAGCCAAAGTGCATGCGAGCTGCCGCCGGGATGAGCATGTTGAGGAAggaagtggctactatggcaaAGCCAAACACcctggaaggaaggaaggaaggaaggaagaagaaaggATAGCAAGAGGAAGTCATTCATAGAAAGGGCGACGGGGGCCACCAACCTGTTCGCGGCAAACTTTTGACAGATGAACCCGCCGGGAATTTGCGTCACGATGTAACCCCAGAAGAAGGAGCCGTGGATCATTCCCACCGTCTCCGGATCCCAGTCGAACTGAGCTTTCTGTTGAGACGCGGCAAAAACAGGAATGCAGCGCAGCTTTTTAAACTTTCATTCCGACCATCAACAGTTTACGCATACATTCACTGTCAAATatcaatgaattttttatttaatattaatatcaagCGTTAGAGCAGGGGTAGCCAAACTCCcactaaataaattaataaatgcgcaagtaaaaattaaaaatttaatacatcatatttttttatactaataattaactcaattgtaacaatttaattaccaaataaatacaaaaacacattatacataaaatagtttatttttacaataaaatatttattctcGTTTTTCATGTATACAtaatttgtttgattttaatatttatttattacttacaaataaataaatcaacaaactattacaaaaataaaatacatctaaAATAGcttatattaataaaatatttaatttttttcttaacaataaGTTATAgttttaacaaatacaaaatatgaaatatatgttaaaagttcaaatgtatatgtaaaatatgcaaagtagtctatataaaatatttttttcttttttttatggtaattgtttttaacatatataatttgttttattttactatttcttaatattaattacaataaataaatcaactaattattgcaaaaaaataatacatatagcattttcatgttttctttATAATTAGTTTAGTTATAATTAATTACCCAATCATTTAATAGAAAATatgaaatacatgaataaaaaaaaaaaaaaattgtatactgtatgcaaaaaatttaagaatatatatatatagatattttttcattgtactgtttataattctatttatttagtgttataTTTCCAATGACTGAATTAGCAACACTAgtcattcttcacagaggataaaaaatacacacctGTGAGCATTGCTATATTTTCAGTCTCTACAAGTTTGAACTCcgtgtgttcaaatatccgtcGCATCACTGCCACCTTGATGCCGTTCCTTAGCCCgtctatggcattttgcattgtgtgaaCACCAAACTTCCACAGTTTCCTCTACTCACCACGATGACCTCCTTGTCGCCTCTGTAGATGGTGTGGCTGTTGACCATGCTGACGATGGCCACGCCCAGATTGCAGCGGATGCCGAAGGAGATGCAGAAGCCGATGCCAGAGAGGATGGCGATGATGTAGCGGCGGGGTAGGCCGAAGCACGTGCAGTCCACCACCGGcatctccttctcctccaccaTCTCCGGACGACCCTCGGCCGACAGCTCGATGGTCTCGCCATTTTCCTGCTTCTTCTCGAGAGCTCTGTGAACCGAGGCCAATGGAATTTGGAATAATTAGCCTTGTCTGTCGTTTTGCGCTATAGCtggcattaagctagcagacctTTGTTAGATTAAATTATtaagggcccgaccgatatggattttttgaGGCCGGTGTCAGAAAAATTATAGAttacgattatttaaaaatatatatttataataagaatagaataaactaaaataatagcaactgaaaaaaaacagtaagaacaactactgactgttcctgtgcgttttggactcttgggggcagtgtggtgccgtgcatccatgttGTAcgcacttaaagtgagtacagaagaaagttactGGACTGGACTCCGATTGAATTCTAttcaaataacttatttttcacACGTTGCGAAGAATTTctgcctttgcgtagtgttatcttatttgtgggtatgtgttcccacagcatttttgtgtgtatattcgttatttgaaggaaaaacactcccaaagtcgatgctaactttctgttagcatttgaacgggatcctcccttcgcttttagcattagcgctaggctagcgatgttttaaaaaaaaacgaagcatgttgttttgtatttaaatatacagtggatgtaatacTTATCATCGGGTGTCAACTCCAACTGAGGTGTCATTAAAAAAGCTTAAAGGATGCTTGGGGACAACAGAATATTAttcgctacacacttgctagttgctaatgctacgcaagcaaaatggtgcatttagGGTACTTTCATAGCATCGGAAACTTCGGTTTTTATCGATAACGAAATTATACTAtttagattgtatttttttttaattgagtttgATAGATAATACATCACAATGGTGcaaaaagttttcaaatgatagtctcacaaaaacctggcatttgaacatggCAGGGTGCGTAGACTTTTTAAATCCGCTGCGTAACGACgtgtacctaataaaatgtCCTATTGCAAGCAAAGCCAAGAAGTTCAAAACGTGAGCTCTTTGAGTGAGTCCAGATTCTTGCAGTCATTGATGCTGATCAAGTATTAATAGATTCTCAAGTATGAATTATTAATATCCCTGCATGCCTTGaactatttttgtctttttttaccCTTTTCCATCttgaaagccttttttttctttcttttacagcCAATGCAGCTGACTCTCACACAGCCTcacaaaatccagctgtttatTTCACAAGTGCACTATAACGTATGTTGACACCAATGTATATGTTTGACTTGTCTTGGCTTGAGCATGAATTAAAGTCAATCCGCTGTAATCCTTCCAGGTTCCCTGAGCTTCCCTCCGGGGATACGTTTAGGAGGCTCATCAGACGCACGGAAAAATGATCCAAAAGAAATGTGACACTTACGGATACTTGACTTATTTAGCCAATTTCAacattaagaattttttttgtgtataactcattcactgccattgacggctatagacgtcaaaaaattcatt
This genomic interval carries:
- the LOC144038428 gene encoding vesicular glutamate transporter 1-like isoform X2, with protein sequence MEIRPDRFKAVAAKTLGKIYGALEKKQENGETIELSAEGRPEMVEEKEMPVVDCTCFGLPRRYIIAILSGIGFCISFGIRCNLGVAIVSMVNSHTIYRGDKEVIVKAQFDWDPETVGMIHGSFFWGYIVTQIPGGFICQKFAANRVFGFAIVATSFLNMLIPAAARMHFGCVIIVRVFQGLVEGVSYPACHGIWAKWAPPLERSRLATTAFCGSYAGAVIAMPLAGILVQYSGWSSVFYVYGTFGIMWYCFWVMVSYESPAAHPTITEEERKYIEESIGESAQHLVTKFNTPWRAFFTSMPVYAIIVANFCRSWTFYLLLISQPAYFEEVFGFEISKVGIVSALPHLVMTIIVPIGGQIADYLRSNHIMTTTNVRKIMNCGGFGMEATLLLVVGFSHTKGVAISFLVLAVGFSGFAISGFNVNHLDIAPRYASILMGISNGVGTLSGMVCPLIVGAMTKHKTREEWQGVFLIASLVHYGGVIFYGLFASGEKQAWAEPEQLSDEKCGILDEDELANETEELYRTGGGGGGYGATTQGADPNGGAGGGGWVSDWDKTEEN
- the LOC144038428 gene encoding vesicular glutamate transporter 1-like isoform X1, which produces MEIRPDRFKAVAAKTLGKIYGALEKKQENGETIELSAEGRPEMVEEKEMPVVDCTCFGLPRRYIIAILSGIGFCISFGIRCNLGVAIVSMVNSHTIYRGDKEVIVKAQFDWDPETVGMIHGSFFWGYIVTQIPGGFICQKFAANRVFGFAIVATSFLNMLIPAAARMHFGCVIIVRVFQGLVEGVSYPACHGIWAKWAPPLERSRLATTAFCGSYAGAVIAMPLAGILVQYSGWSSVFYVYGTFGIMWYCFWVMVSYESPAAHPTITEEERKYIEESIGESAQHLVTKFNTPWRAFFTSMPVYAIIVANFCRSWTFYLLLISQPAYFEEVFGFEISKVGIVSALPHLVMTIIVPIGGQIADYLRSNHIMTTTNVRKIMNCGGFGMEATLLLVVGFSHTKGVAISFLVLAVGFSGFAISGFNVNHLDIAPRYASILMGISNGVGTLSGMVCPLIVGAMTKHKTREEWQGVFLIASLVHYGGVIFYGLFASGEKQAWAEPEQLSDEKCGILDEDELANETEELYRTGGGGGGYGATTQGADPNGGAGGGGWVSDWDKTEEYVQPAGSNSYYYGGEEELT